The following proteins come from a genomic window of Kitasatospora sp. NBC_01246:
- a CDS encoding GNAT family N-acetyltransferase — MTTTLRPEGPESPAAGGRTRRWQICANGRPVGALRTTAIRRGNQLWGEISELEVHEGRGRGRGTFGALAAEEVLRGWGCTRVDADVPEAAPAARGLAVALGYTERMRNMAKRLAAPPALPAGVAARRIDAEAFPGWLADAKEGYLSDLVSSGLGAEQARAKSDADHQSLLPQGADSPGVALRRLYGDAPDPLGSLWLALRVRDLPDGAPLAWVMVVEVAEAHRGAGHGRSLMLLAERECLAAGVRDLGLNVFTGNAVAIRLYESLGYRVTNRVYGKPLT; from the coding sequence ATGACCACCACGCTGCGCCCCGAGGGGCCGGAGTCACCCGCCGCCGGCGGCCGCACCAGACGCTGGCAGATCTGCGCCAACGGCCGCCCGGTCGGCGCGCTGCGCACCACCGCCATTCGCCGCGGCAATCAACTCTGGGGTGAGATATCGGAGTTGGAGGTGCACGAGGGGCGCGGCCGGGGGCGCGGCACCTTCGGTGCGCTCGCGGCCGAGGAGGTGCTCCGCGGCTGGGGCTGCACCCGGGTCGACGCCGACGTCCCCGAGGCGGCGCCGGCCGCCCGCGGCCTCGCCGTCGCCCTCGGCTACACCGAGCGGATGCGGAACATGGCCAAGCGGCTCGCCGCCCCGCCCGCGCTCCCGGCCGGCGTCGCCGCGCGCCGGATCGACGCCGAGGCCTTCCCCGGGTGGCTGGCCGACGCCAAGGAGGGCTATCTGTCCGACCTGGTCTCCTCCGGCCTCGGCGCCGAGCAGGCCCGCGCCAAGTCGGACGCCGACCACCAGTCCCTGCTGCCGCAGGGCGCCGACAGCCCCGGCGTGGCCCTGCGCCGGCTCTACGGGGACGCGCCGGACCCGCTGGGCTCGCTCTGGCTTGCCCTGCGGGTCCGGGACCTGCCCGACGGCGCCCCGCTCGCCTGGGTGATGGTCGTCGAGGTGGCCGAGGCCCACCGGGGCGCCGGCCACGGCCGCTCGCTGATGCTGCTCGCCGAACGCGAGTGCCTGGCCGCCGGTGTGAGGGACCTCGGGCTCAACGTGTTCACCGGGAACGCGGTCGCGATCCGGCTCTACGAGTCGCTCGGCTACCGGGTCACCAACCGGGTCTACGGCAAGCCGCTTACCTGA
- a CDS encoding aminotransferase class IV, which yields MQHPTTSWVNGSLVDSADAALSVLDHGLTTGDGVFETMKAVDGRAFAVTRHLDRLTRSARGLGLPDPDHDLVREACAQVLAANPMPLGRLRLTYTGGIAPLGSERGQDAPTLVVSLGTAARRPDTTAAATVPWRRNEHSAVAGLKTTSYAENVVALAAAHRAQASEALFANTAGQLCEGTGSNVFVVLGGRLLTPTLASGCLAGITRQLVVDWCGAEETDLPLDVLREADEIFLTSTLRDVQAVTRIDDRELAGPGPVTTKALAVFTERSGDDLDP from the coding sequence ATGCAGCACCCCACCACGAGCTGGGTCAACGGGTCACTCGTCGACTCCGCCGACGCCGCCCTGTCCGTCCTCGACCACGGCCTCACCACCGGCGACGGCGTCTTCGAGACGATGAAGGCCGTCGACGGCCGGGCCTTCGCCGTCACCCGCCACCTCGACCGGCTCACCCGCTCCGCCCGCGGCCTCGGCCTGCCCGACCCCGACCACGACCTGGTCCGCGAAGCCTGCGCCCAGGTGCTGGCCGCCAACCCGATGCCCCTGGGCCGCCTGCGCCTCACCTACACCGGCGGCATCGCCCCGCTCGGCTCGGAGCGCGGCCAGGACGCCCCCACCCTGGTCGTCTCCCTCGGCACCGCCGCCCGCCGCCCCGACACCACCGCCGCCGCCACCGTCCCGTGGCGCCGCAACGAGCACAGCGCCGTCGCCGGCCTCAAGACCACCTCCTACGCCGAGAACGTCGTCGCGCTCGCCGCCGCCCACCGCGCCCAGGCCTCCGAAGCCCTGTTCGCCAACACCGCCGGGCAGCTCTGCGAGGGCACCGGCTCCAACGTCTTCGTCGTCCTCGGCGGCCGCCTGCTCACCCCCACCCTCGCCTCCGGCTGCCTGGCCGGCATCACCCGGCAGCTCGTCGTCGACTGGTGCGGCGCCGAGGAGACGGACCTGCCGCTGGACGTGCTCCGGGAGGCCGACGAGATCTTCCTGACCTCCACCCTGCGCGACGTCCAGGCCGTCACCCGGATCGACGACCGTGAACTCGCCGGACCGGGCCCCGTCACCACCAAGGCCCTGGCCGTCTTCACCGAGCGCAGCGGCGACGACCTCGACCCCTGA
- a CDS encoding chorismate-binding protein, whose amino-acid sequence MSGQPVPHSPLARFGGRLATGLRDVTSDPAALDSAGFWAVVHDFEGRLTCARFDDVRPAPAPPSGAGWLGPAADSWHSSLDRAAYEAGVRRIRDHIAAGEVYQANLCRVLSAPLPDRDRTDIDALTGLLAQGNPAPYAGTVRLPGHGVEIATASPELYLRRDGRTVSSGPIKGTGRTEADLLEKDHAENVMIVDLVRNDLGRVCETGTVTVPDLCVVEKHPGLVHLVSTVQGTLRPEAGWPELLGATFPPGSVTGAPKSSALRIIDALETAPRGPYCGAVGWVDADRGESELAVGIRTFWIDRTDPGAPVLRFGTGAGITWGSDPAREWAETELKAARLVAIASGTATD is encoded by the coding sequence GTGTCCGGCCAGCCCGTCCCCCACAGCCCGCTCGCCCGCTTCGGCGGCCGCCTCGCCACCGGGCTGCGCGACGTCACCTCGGACCCGGCCGCCCTCGACTCCGCCGGCTTCTGGGCCGTCGTCCACGACTTCGAGGGCCGCCTCACCTGCGCCCGCTTCGACGACGTCCGCCCCGCCCCCGCGCCCCCGTCCGGCGCGGGCTGGCTCGGCCCGGCCGCCGACAGCTGGCACAGCTCCCTGGACCGCGCCGCCTACGAGGCCGGCGTCCGCCGCATCCGCGACCACATCGCGGCCGGCGAGGTCTACCAGGCCAACCTCTGCCGCGTCCTCTCCGCGCCGCTGCCGGACCGGGACCGCACCGACATCGACGCCCTCACCGGTCTGCTCGCACAGGGGAACCCCGCCCCCTACGCGGGCACCGTCCGGTTGCCCGGACACGGCGTCGAGATCGCGACGGCCTCGCCCGAGCTCTACCTGCGCCGCGACGGCCGCACCGTCTCCTCCGGCCCGATCAAGGGCACCGGCCGCACCGAGGCCGACCTGCTGGAGAAGGACCACGCCGAGAACGTGATGATCGTCGACCTGGTCCGCAACGACCTCGGCCGGGTGTGCGAGACCGGCACCGTCACCGTCCCCGACCTCTGCGTCGTCGAGAAGCACCCCGGCCTCGTCCACCTGGTCTCCACCGTCCAGGGCACCCTGCGCCCGGAGGCCGGCTGGCCCGAACTCCTCGGCGCGACCTTCCCGCCCGGCTCCGTCACCGGCGCCCCCAAGTCCAGCGCCCTGCGGATCATCGACGCCCTGGAGACCGCCCCGCGCGGCCCCTACTGCGGAGCCGTCGGCTGGGTCGACGCCGACCGCGGTGAGAGCGAACTCGCCGTCGGCATCCGCACGTTCTGGATCGACCGGACCGACCCCGGCGCACCCGTGCTGCGCTTCGGCACCGGCGCGGGCATCACCTGGGGCTCCGACCCGGCGCGCGAGTGGGCGGAAACCGAACTGAAGGCCGCCCGCCTGGTCGCGATAGCGTCGGGCACCGCAACCGACTGA
- a CDS encoding protein kinase domain-containing protein has product MMRLRREDPRIVGPYRLHRRLGAGGMGVVYLGSDRRGQRVALKLIRAELAEDLEFRTRFAREIAAASRIRGGCTARVVGSDIETDRPWLATAYVPGPSLYKRVGDGGPLSWPEAARIGAALADGLVKVHEAGVVHRDLKPSNILLSPRGPRIIDFGIAWSRGASTLTHVGTAVGSPGFLAPEQVRGAAVTPATDVFAFGATLAYALTGDTPFGSGASSEVMLYRVVHEEPDLTDVPPQLAPLIRACLAKEPAERPGAAALHERLSELAARGTGDGPAPERPGRGPVGRAGAGARPSAPGPGSAAGPGSAGAAARGVPAPGRGPDPAGAPRARAGAASRPGGHQPVAQHGAHPGAHPGVAQRRPQGRPGQAATAPMPRPEAHTTRPLRERQQTPPPGRTGTPGAAAGPRERDQRPDRPRGQARDRQHTPVPGGRPATARRRLLRQRLVVFVTVTIGVALAIAAAQGCENRDNQSLGPVRGAGATVSAGPNGPAGQSGAATQGSGLSADGAAQSATPLAAAAHGSVAGDGALTPPQGAGPAVDWPNRSYPDPAGGPAIALRDGRSAAGAGPQVALSAVLPARYKGAAAALVVLRRAEGSVPADLVQLFAFNGDAPVALASRSSAADPQATAAWRLDNGALVREERANQTGAVASTRYSVRSDGTIEESWPGAPTTIVTPPPAAAPAPPTAPTG; this is encoded by the coding sequence ATGATGCGGCTGAGGCGTGAGGACCCCCGCATCGTCGGGCCGTACCGGCTGCACCGGCGCCTCGGAGCCGGCGGCATGGGCGTCGTCTACCTCGGCTCGGACCGGCGCGGGCAGCGGGTCGCGCTCAAGCTGATCCGCGCCGAGCTGGCCGAGGACCTGGAGTTCCGCACCCGCTTCGCCCGGGAGATCGCCGCCGCGTCCAGGATCCGGGGCGGCTGCACGGCTCGGGTGGTCGGCTCCGACATCGAGACCGACCGGCCCTGGCTGGCCACCGCGTACGTCCCCGGGCCCTCGCTCTACAAGCGGGTCGGCGACGGCGGACCGCTGAGCTGGCCGGAGGCCGCCAGGATCGGCGCCGCCCTGGCCGACGGCCTGGTCAAGGTGCACGAGGCCGGGGTCGTCCACCGGGACCTCAAGCCGTCCAACATCCTGCTCTCGCCCCGCGGGCCGCGGATCATCGACTTCGGGATCGCCTGGTCCCGCGGCGCCAGCACGCTCACGCACGTCGGCACGGCGGTGGGCTCCCCCGGCTTCCTCGCCCCCGAGCAGGTCCGCGGCGCCGCCGTGACACCCGCGACGGACGTCTTCGCGTTCGGGGCGACGCTCGCGTACGCGCTCACCGGGGACACCCCGTTCGGCTCGGGCGCCTCCTCCGAGGTGATGCTGTACCGGGTCGTCCACGAGGAGCCCGACCTGACGGACGTCCCTCCGCAGCTGGCCCCGCTGATCCGGGCCTGCCTGGCGAAGGAGCCCGCCGAGCGGCCCGGGGCGGCCGCCCTGCACGAAAGGCTGAGCGAACTCGCGGCGCGCGGCACGGGCGACGGCCCGGCGCCGGAGCGGCCCGGCCGCGGGCCCGTCGGCCGCGCCGGGGCGGGCGCGCGGCCGAGCGCTCCCGGGCCCGGCTCGGCCGCCGGACCGGGCTCGGCGGGCGCCGCCGCACGCGGCGTCCCGGCGCCGGGGCGCGGACCCGACCCGGCGGGCGCCCCGCGTGCCCGCGCCGGGGCGGCGAGCCGGCCGGGCGGCCACCAGCCCGTCGCACAGCACGGCGCCCACCCGGGTGCCCACCCCGGCGTCGCCCAGCGCCGGCCGCAGGGCCGGCCGGGGCAGGCCGCCACCGCGCCGATGCCGCGCCCCGAGGCCCACACCACCCGGCCGCTGCGCGAACGCCAGCAGACCCCGCCGCCGGGGCGCACCGGCACGCCCGGCGCCGCGGCGGGCCCCCGCGAGCGGGACCAGCGGCCGGACCGGCCGCGCGGGCAGGCCCGCGACCGGCAGCACACGCCCGTCCCCGGCGGCCGCCCGGCCACCGCCCGTCGGCGGTTGCTGCGGCAGCGGCTGGTGGTCTTCGTCACCGTGACGATCGGTGTGGCACTGGCGATCGCGGCTGCGCAGGGGTGCGAGAACCGGGACAACCAGAGCCTCGGTCCGGTCCGCGGCGCCGGGGCCACGGTCAGCGCCGGACCCAACGGGCCCGCCGGGCAGTCGGGCGCCGCCACGCAGGGGTCCGGGCTCTCGGCGGACGGCGCGGCGCAGTCCGCGACACCGCTGGCGGCGGCGGCCCACGGCAGCGTGGCGGGTGACGGCGCGCTGACGCCGCCGCAGGGCGCCGGGCCGGCGGTGGACTGGCCCAACCGCAGCTACCCCGACCCGGCGGGCGGCCCGGCGATCGCGCTGCGGGACGGCCGCTCGGCGGCAGGGGCGGGACCCCAGGTCGCGCTCAGCGCCGTCCTCCCGGCCCGCTACAAGGGCGCGGCCGCGGCCCTGGTGGTGCTGCGCCGCGCGGAGGGCTCGGTGCCGGCCGACCTCGTCCAGTTGTTCGCCTTCAACGGGGACGCGCCGGTCGCGCTGGCGTCCCGCTCGTCGGCCGCCGATCCGCAGGCGACCGCCGCCTGGCGGCTCGACAACGGCGCGCTGGTCCGCGAGGAGCGGGCCAACCAGACCGGCGCGGTGGCCTCCACCCGCTACTCGGTGCGGTCGGACGGCACCATCGAGGAGTCCTGGCCCGGCGCCCCCACCACGATCGTCACCCCGCCACCCGCCGCCGCCCCGGCCCCGCCGACGGCCCCCACGGGCTGA
- a CDS encoding TrmH family RNA methyltransferase, with protein sequence MSEPSTITDPADPRLSDYTGLTDVELRRRREPAEGLFIAEGEKVIRRAMAAGYRMRSMLLTAKWLDVMADVIADTDAPVHVVEPGLAEAVTGYHVHRGALASMERRPLPDAAELLAGARRVAVLEGLVDHTNLGAIFRSAAALGMDAVLLSPDCADPLYRRAVKVSMGAVFAVPYARLEPWPAALDTVRAAGFELLALTPAEGSVDLAALAPHRLPKAALMLGAEGDGLTRRALAAADRAVRIPMAHGIDSLNVGAAAAVAFYAVTAPA encoded by the coding sequence GTGTCCGAACCCAGCACCATCACCGACCCCGCCGACCCGCGCCTGAGCGACTACACCGGCCTGACCGACGTCGAACTGCGGCGCCGCCGCGAACCCGCCGAGGGTCTTTTCATCGCCGAGGGCGAGAAAGTCATCCGCCGGGCGATGGCCGCCGGGTACCGGATGCGGTCGATGCTGCTGACGGCCAAGTGGCTGGACGTGATGGCGGACGTGATCGCCGACACCGACGCCCCCGTCCACGTGGTCGAACCGGGGCTGGCCGAGGCGGTCACCGGTTACCACGTCCACCGCGGCGCGCTCGCCTCGATGGAACGCCGCCCGCTCCCGGACGCCGCCGAGCTGCTGGCCGGCGCCCGCCGGGTGGCCGTGCTGGAGGGCCTGGTCGACCACACCAACCTGGGCGCGATCTTCCGCAGCGCGGCCGCGCTCGGCATGGACGCCGTGCTGCTCTCGCCCGACTGCGCGGATCCGCTGTACCGGCGCGCGGTCAAGGTCTCCATGGGCGCCGTCTTCGCCGTCCCGTACGCGCGGCTGGAGCCCTGGCCGGCCGCGCTGGACACCGTGCGCGCCGCCGGTTTCGAGCTGCTCGCCCTGACCCCTGCCGAGGGCTCCGTCGACCTGGCCGCCCTGGCCCCGCACCGGCTGCCCAAGGCGGCCCTGATGCTCGGCGCGGAGGGCGACGGCCTCACCCGCCGGGCGCTGGCCGCCGCGGACCGCGCCGTCCGCATCCCGATGGCCCACGGCATCGACTCCCTCAACGTGGGCGCCGCAGCAGCCGTGGCCTTCTACGCCGTCACCGCCCCGGCCTGA
- a CDS encoding SpoIIE family protein phosphatase: MAGQVFALQVLVVLLLVAAAVVALVVQSRNDARHEATNRSVAVAQTFANSPGIVEALHSPDPTAVLQPKAQAAALNAGVDFIVVLNTDGIRYTHPNPARIGQKFVGDYEPALHGQVVTEQVNGTIGPLVQAVVPVRAPDDSVVGMVSAGVTIANISSASERQLPVVLGAAAVAMGLATCGTALVSRRLRRQTHGLGPSEMTRMYEHHAAVLHAVREGVLIVAGDGRLLLCNDEARRLLALPADAEGRLVTELGLDRAPEELLTANRPVTDEVVLAGERLLAVNVRLTDRDGGPPGCVATLRDSTELLALSGRAEVAQRRLRLLYDAGVSVGSSLDVTRTAEELAQVAVPRFADFVSVDLAEEVLEGDEPPQGQPLGQMRRAAFKGVREGSPFYPVGTVLAVVPSTPLAGALDTGEAGLEPRLAEAEAWRGQDPERSVQALEYGVHSLVRVPLRARGVLLGVARFWRADRPEPFDEEDLALAEELVSHAAVCIDNARRYTREHAMAVTLQHSLLPRNLPAQNALDVAHRYLPAQAGVGGDWFDLIPLPGARVALVVGDVVGHGLHAAATMGRLRTAIHNFSTLDLPPDELLGHLDELVNRIDQEESATGGAAAVTGATCLYAIYDPVTRRCTLASAGHPPPALVGPDGRVEFPELPTGPPLGLGALPFTTAELEVAEGSRLVLYTDGLVEDRDRDIDEGLEMLRAALTGPPRTPEQTCADVLGAMLPARPQDDIALLVAQTRALASDQVAEWEVPSDPAAVGEVRAAVAERLAQWGLDEAAFVTELILSELVTNAIRYGRGPIRVRLLRDRALICEVSDASSTSPHLKYAATTDEGGRGLFLVAQFADRWGTRYTAGGKVIWTEQPLE, from the coding sequence GTGGCCGGGCAGGTCTTCGCGCTGCAGGTACTCGTGGTGCTTCTGCTGGTCGCCGCCGCAGTGGTGGCGCTGGTGGTGCAGTCCCGCAACGACGCCCGGCACGAGGCGACCAACCGGTCGGTGGCGGTCGCCCAGACCTTCGCCAACTCACCGGGCATCGTCGAGGCGCTGCACTCCCCCGACCCCACCGCGGTCCTGCAGCCGAAGGCCCAGGCCGCGGCGCTCAACGCGGGAGTGGACTTCATCGTCGTCCTCAACACCGACGGCATCCGCTACACGCACCCCAATCCGGCCCGGATCGGTCAGAAGTTCGTCGGCGACTACGAGCCCGCGCTGCACGGGCAGGTGGTGACCGAGCAGGTCAACGGCACGATCGGACCTCTGGTCCAGGCGGTCGTGCCGGTCCGGGCACCGGACGACTCCGTGGTCGGCATGGTCTCGGCGGGGGTCACTATCGCCAACATCAGCAGCGCGAGCGAGCGGCAGCTGCCCGTGGTGCTGGGCGCCGCGGCGGTCGCCATGGGGCTGGCCACCTGCGGGACGGCGCTGGTCAGCCGGCGGCTGCGGCGGCAGACCCACGGGCTGGGCCCGTCCGAGATGACGCGGATGTACGAGCACCACGCGGCGGTGCTGCACGCGGTGCGCGAGGGTGTGCTGATCGTGGCCGGCGACGGGCGGCTGCTGCTCTGCAACGACGAGGCACGCCGGCTGCTGGCACTGCCCGCCGACGCCGAGGGGCGGCTGGTGACCGAGCTGGGCCTGGACCGCGCACCCGAGGAGCTGCTGACGGCCAACCGGCCGGTCACCGACGAGGTGGTGCTGGCCGGTGAGCGGCTGCTGGCCGTGAACGTCCGGCTGACCGACCGGGACGGCGGTCCGCCGGGCTGCGTCGCCACCCTGCGGGACTCCACCGAGCTGCTGGCGCTGTCCGGGCGGGCCGAGGTGGCCCAGCGGCGGCTGCGGCTGCTGTACGACGCCGGGGTGTCGGTGGGCAGCTCGCTCGACGTGACGCGGACGGCCGAGGAGCTGGCCCAGGTGGCGGTGCCGCGGTTCGCGGACTTCGTCAGCGTCGATCTGGCCGAGGAGGTGCTGGAGGGCGACGAGCCGCCGCAGGGCCAGCCGCTCGGACAGATGCGGCGGGCGGCGTTCAAGGGCGTCCGGGAGGGCTCGCCGTTCTACCCGGTGGGCACGGTGCTGGCGGTCGTGCCCTCGACGCCGCTGGCGGGCGCGCTGGACACCGGGGAGGCCGGGCTGGAGCCGCGGCTGGCGGAGGCCGAGGCCTGGCGGGGGCAGGACCCGGAGCGCTCGGTGCAGGCGCTGGAGTACGGGGTGCACTCGCTGGTGCGGGTGCCGCTGCGGGCGCGCGGGGTGCTGCTGGGGGTGGCGCGGTTCTGGCGGGCGGACCGGCCGGAGCCGTTCGACGAGGAGGACCTGGCGCTGGCCGAGGAGCTGGTCTCGCACGCCGCGGTCTGCATCGACAACGCGCGCCGGTACACCCGCGAGCACGCGATGGCGGTGACGCTGCAGCACAGCCTGCTGCCGCGCAACCTGCCCGCGCAGAACGCGCTGGACGTGGCGCACCGGTACCTGCCGGCGCAGGCGGGGGTGGGCGGCGACTGGTTCGACCTGATCCCGCTGCCGGGCGCGCGGGTCGCGCTGGTGGTCGGGGACGTGGTGGGGCACGGCCTGCACGCGGCGGCGACGATGGGCCGGCTGCGGACGGCGATCCACAACTTCTCGACACTGGACCTGCCGCCGGACGAGTTGCTCGGGCACCTGGACGAGCTGGTGAACCGGATCGACCAGGAGGAGTCGGCGACCGGCGGGGCGGCGGCGGTCACCGGCGCGACCTGCCTGTACGCGATCTACGACCCGGTGACGCGGCGCTGCACGCTGGCCAGCGCGGGGCACCCGCCGCCGGCGCTGGTCGGTCCGGACGGCCGGGTGGAGTTCCCGGAGCTGCCGACCGGGCCGCCGCTGGGGCTGGGGGCGCTGCCGTTCACGACCGCCGAACTGGAGGTCGCCGAGGGCAGCCGGCTGGTGCTCTACACCGACGGACTGGTGGAGGACCGCGACCGGGACATCGACGAGGGGCTGGAGATGCTGCGGGCCGCGCTCACCGGGCCGCCGCGCACTCCCGAGCAGACCTGCGCGGACGTGCTGGGCGCGATGCTGCCGGCACGGCCGCAGGACGACATCGCGCTGCTGGTGGCGCAGACCCGGGCGCTGGCGTCCGACCAGGTGGCGGAGTGGGAGGTGCCGTCCGACCCGGCCGCGGTCGGGGAGGTGCGGGCGGCGGTGGCGGAGCGGCTGGCGCAGTGGGGGCTGGACGAGGCCGCGTTCGTCACCGAGCTGATCCTGAGCGAGCTGGTGACCAACGCGATCCGGTACGGGCGCGGGCCGATCCGGGTCCGGCTGCTCCGCGACCGGGCGCTGATCTGCGAGGTGTCCGACGCCAGCAGTACGTCGCCGCACCTGAAGTACGCGGCCACCACGGACGAGGGCGGGCGCGGGCTCTTCCTGGTCGCGCAGTTCGCGGACCGCTGGGGCACCCGCTACACGGCCGGCGGCAAGGTGATCTGGACCGAGCAGCCGTTGGAGTGA
- the cobA gene encoding uroporphyrinogen-III C-methyltransferase — protein sequence MTAPNPHPGTEGRTPYPVGLLLAGRRVVVVGGGHVAQRRLPALIATGADLHLISPTTTPAVQAMADAGEFTWHERRYRDGDLADSWYALVATDDPAVNAAVSAEAERERVFCARSDDAAAATAWTPASGRDAGATVAVLTGDPRHSAALRDAIVDGLRDGSLAARQYRSHGVGGAAGRPGTGSVALVGGGPGDPDLITVRGRRLLADADVVVADRLAPRELLAELPEHVEVIDASKIPYGRFMAQEAINRTLIEHAKAGKFVVRLKGGDPYVFGRGGEELLACAEAGLPVTVVPGISSSISVPASAGVPVTHRGMTHEFTVISGHVGPADERSLTNWEAVARMTGTLVLLMAVDKIGAIADKLIECGRPADTPVAVVQEGTTSAQRRVDATLATVAATVEAERIKPPAVIVIGDVVNVLAPAVHA from the coding sequence ATGACCGCGCCCAACCCGCACCCCGGCACCGAGGGCCGGACCCCGTACCCGGTGGGCCTGCTGCTCGCCGGCCGCCGCGTCGTCGTGGTCGGCGGCGGCCACGTGGCCCAGCGCCGGCTCCCCGCGCTGATCGCCACCGGCGCGGACCTGCACCTGATATCGCCGACCACCACGCCCGCCGTCCAGGCGATGGCCGACGCCGGCGAGTTCACCTGGCACGAGCGCCGCTACCGGGACGGCGACCTGGCCGACAGCTGGTACGCGCTGGTCGCCACCGACGACCCGGCGGTCAACGCCGCGGTCAGCGCCGAGGCGGAGCGCGAGCGGGTGTTCTGCGCCCGCAGCGACGACGCGGCCGCCGCCACCGCCTGGACCCCGGCCAGCGGCCGCGACGCGGGTGCCACCGTCGCCGTCCTCACCGGCGACCCGAGGCACTCCGCCGCCCTGCGCGACGCCATCGTGGACGGCCTGCGGGACGGCTCGCTGGCCGCCCGCCAGTACCGCTCGCACGGGGTCGGGGGCGCCGCCGGGCGGCCGGGCACGGGGAGCGTCGCCCTGGTCGGGGGCGGTCCTGGTGACCCGGACCTGATCACCGTGCGCGGGCGCCGGCTGCTCGCCGACGCCGACGTGGTGGTCGCGGACCGGCTCGCCCCGCGCGAGCTGCTCGCCGAGCTGCCCGAGCACGTCGAGGTGATCGACGCGTCCAAGATCCCGTACGGCCGCTTCATGGCCCAGGAGGCGATCAACCGGACGCTCATCGAGCACGCCAAGGCCGGCAAGTTCGTCGTCCGGCTCAAGGGCGGCGACCCGTACGTGTTCGGGCGCGGCGGCGAGGAGCTGCTGGCCTGCGCGGAGGCCGGGCTGCCGGTCACCGTGGTGCCGGGCATCTCCAGCTCGATCAGCGTGCCGGCCTCGGCCGGCGTGCCGGTGACCCACCGCGGGATGACGCACGAGTTCACCGTGATCTCGGGGCACGTCGGCCCGGCCGACGAGCGCTCGCTGACCAACTGGGAGGCCGTCGCGCGGATGACCGGCACCCTGGTGCTGCTGATGGCCGTCGACAAGATCGGCGCGATCGCCGACAAGCTGATCGAGTGCGGCCGCCCGGCCGACACCCCGGTGGCGGTCGTCCAGGAGGGCACCACCTCGGCCCAGCGCCGGGTGGACGCCACCCTCGCCACGGTCGCGGCCACCGTCGAGGCGGAGCGGATCAAGCCCCCCGCCGTGATCGTCATCGGTGACGTGGTCAACGTCCTGGCCCCCGCCGTGCACGCCTGA